The nucleotide sequence TCGTTTGGGTTGGTGGTTGAGAATGAAAGTGGTTGCAAGTTTATCTGTCTGTGCGACTCGCAGCTTGAGTGGTCTTAGACAGCATCGATCGTTAGGGAGAAGCATAAATAGAGGCTCCAATACTGCTACCCCGCCTAAAGCACGAGGATGGTGCCTGAAGGGTTAGTGGGAGAAAAGAAATGAGGGGTTATTAGCGGATGGAGTTCGGACGGTCCAGCTTCGGCTCGAGAATTGGGTTCTTGAATGCTCTCACGAGGCTACCGAAGGTGTCGAATGCTGTTGTCTGGCAATTGGACTCCTCACTTTCCCAAAGTTGGAACTTGTTGATGAATTGAAGCAGTGAGGGTATTTTGAGTTGGCAGACCAGACAGCTGATTCTTACATCACGCGGTCTACTGGAAGATTGATCTAACCAACGCTTGAGCGAGAAATTGTTTGCTTTGGGTTGAGGTTGGCAGGGGCATATAGGCCTCATAACTATTGCAATTATTTATCATGGGGAAATTTTATGTCATAGCGACAtactttaagattaattGGCTATGGTGATTATTTGCTAGTACTTGGTATAATGCCCAATGATGGCAATTCAGGCACCTCTAGTCCAGACGCCAAGCGAACTCCGTACCGTACATGATCTAAAGTATCCTTGGGAATGTaaacatccttctcatcacccATAACCTTAGTCCAATTCTCCAGAAATCCCTCTGCTGTCGTTTCATTCGTATGTCCAGGGAACGTCGCCAGTGCAACACGAGCAGCTCTTCCAGCACCCGTAGCGATACACACCCCAGATACCGGGCACTCATCAGCACACAAGGCAACAAGTAACGGCGCACATTTTCTGGTTTCGAAGTATGTCTGAGTGATCATCTTTGAAGCCTCTGAGAGATCTCCCATTCGTGATGCGCCCGAAGGCAATATGGCGTTGAGCTTAATTCCGCATGACGGGGCAAAGCGTCCAAGATCTTGCGTGATGGCATACACTGCGCCCTTGGAAGCTGAATACGCGCAGTCGCCACCCGCACCGAATCCAATGATGGCATCTGACGATACATTGACGATGCGACCGTATCCTTGCTTCTCCATCGTAGACCAAACAGCACTTGTCATGAGCTGCGTTCCTAGGACGCCAATTTCAATGACCCTCATGAACGCCGGTGCATCGAGCGCTGCGTGAGAGCTCGGCTTCCCAGAAATACCGGCATTATTGACGAGGATGTCAACACGGCCGTACTCAGCGAGGCATTTGGCGACGATGGCTTGAGCTTGTGTTTGAATAGAAACGTCGTGCCCGTCGGCAATGGCACTGCCGCCAGCCGCTTTGATCTCATCTACCACTGACTGGGCTCTTGTAATGGTTCCAGCTTGGCCTTCGAGGGTACCGCCGTAATCGTTCACTACCACTTTGGCTCCTAGCTTTCCGAGCAAGAGGGCATATTCACGTCCAAGACCTCCTCCTGCACCAGTGACGATGGCAACACGACCTTTGACGGACATTGTGAGGGAGCGAGTAGGAAAGGAGTATATGTTAAGGCCAAGTAATTGAGCTGTTAAAACAGTTGGAGCCGGCAGAGTAGGGCTTttggatgatcttgaggctATGGGCTTATATGACACAATTCACGATCAGCGGCAGACGTTGGTGATAACTGATTGTAGATGTTACAggtctctcctctcctctcctctcatgATGAGCAGCATTTGTCAGTCCCGTCCTGTCCCCATTTCACTCATGAGATGGTGCGCCGAGTCAGGCCGAACCTAGCCCGAATTCGCTTCTGCTCCAGGTGGCTCGATTCCAAAGTGACCACTGTAACCGAGCCTGCTAGCGGCGAAGGGCCACTGCGGCCAGCTGACCCCAGCGGCGTCACATCTCATCAATGCGAGACGGAAGTATAGGTAGGTCATATTCTCGGCACCTTCATTCTGATAATTAGTTGTATCTAGTCACAATTTTTCTTACGCACGTCACAAAAATGTCTGGTATCAAAGGAAGAGTATATGCAATCACCGGTGCAGCGTCGGGCATCGGGCGTGCTTCTGCAGTCCGCCTAGCGGAActtggagctggaggtctAGCCATTTGTGATGTCAACGTTGATGGTCTCAACAAAACACGAGAATTATGTGAGTATGGACCTCTTAATTTCCCCGTCTCTTGTTCG is from Fusarium musae strain F31 chromosome 4, whole genome shotgun sequence and encodes:
- a CDS encoding hypothetical protein (EggNog:ENOG41): MSVKGRVAIVTGAGGGLGREYALLLGKLGAKVVVNDYGGTLEGQAGTITRAQSVVDEIKAAGGSAIADGHDVSIQTQAQAIVAKCLAEYGRVDILVNNAGISGKPSSHAALDAPAFMRVIEIGVLGTQLMTSAVWSTMEKQGYGRIVNVSSDAIIGFGAGGDCAYSASKGAVYAITQDLGRFAPSCGIKLNAILPSGASRMGDLSEASKMITQTYFETRKCAPLLVALCADECPVSGVCIATGAGRAARVALATFPGHTNETTAEGFLENWTKVMGDEKDVYIPKDTLDHVRYGVRLASGLEVPELPSLGIIPSTSK